The genomic stretch CGGGCCACGTCTCGCCGCAAAGCAGCTGGTTCCCCTATTTGGTCTTGCTCCAGGTGGGGTTTACCTTGCCACCGGTATTACTACCGATGCGGTGCGCTCTTACCGCACCTTTTCACCCTTGCCGCCCCAATTGGGGGTAGGCGGTCTCTTTTCTGTGGCACTTTCCGTAGGCTTGCGCCTCCCAGGCGTTACCTGGCACCTTGCCCTGTGGAGCCCGGACTTTCCTCTGCGCCAAAAGCCACAGCGACTGCCCGGTCGGCTCCCTACCCAATAGTTTCAGCGAATTGGTAAAAGGTTGCAAGTCACCCTAACCGTCGGCCTGCCGTGAGCGGCTATCCATAAGTGCGCTTAGTGATTCCGCTTTAACTTGAGCGCGAGCGCATACAGATCATTCTTCTTCAAACGCGTGATCTCTTCTGCCAGCAACACAGCCTGTTTCAAAGGCAAGGCACGCAATAACACTTCCAACACCCACTGGGCGTTATCGACCGACTCGGCTGCTTTCACAGCACCTTCCACAATTAATACAAACTCCCCTTTCCTTCGTTTCGTGTCTTCTTTCAACCATTCAAGCAGGCTTCCTAGGGAGTCACAGTGCACATTTTCATATTGCTTGGTTAATTCGCGTGCGATCGCTGCAGGGCGCTCTGGACCAAAACAATCGGCCATGTCTTTCAAACAGCCGAGAACCCGGTGCGGTGCTTCATAGAACACCATCGTACGTGACTCATTACGCAAGGTTTCCAGATGCCTCTGCCTGGTAGACGCCCTAGATGGCAGATACCCTTCAAAAACGAACCGATCGGCCGGGGATCCCGCAATCGATAATGCACTCACCAAGGCACACGGCCCGGGCACCGAAACCACCGCTGCACCCGATCGATGTGCGGCCCGGACCAAGTGGTAACCGGGATCACTAATGAGTGGCATGCCCGCATCCGATATCAAGGCAATGTTGGTGCCTCGCAGGAGTTTCTCTACCAATGTCGGTGCGAGTTGACGTTCATTGTGATCATGGTAGGCCTTAACCGGGGTGGCTATCCCAAAGTGCTGCAGTAAGCGCCGACTGTGCCGCGTGTCTTCTGCCAGGATCAAATCAACGTCACCTAAAATCCGCCTTGCCCTCGCACTAAAGTCTTCGAGGTTCCCAATTGGCGTTGCCACGATGTAAAGGATTCCACGTCTGATTGACACCCTAGAACCTCACTTGGATACTGTAGCCGTATGCTTAATGTGCTACACACGATATCATTATGTTAGCTCGCCCGTTGTATCTTCTCGTCTTGCCGATCCTGGTGCTCTCAGGTTGCACCCAATTTCCGCAAGGCGTGGATGAAAAGCGGCCCGATGAAGACGCGCGGGCACGCCAGTTCGCTGAGGCTGGAAATTATGACGCTGCGGCAAATGAATATCTGCGACTCGCTGCACGAGCCAACCCACCACGAAAGCTGAGCTACCAATTGCAGGCCGCTGAGGCGTTTCTGAACGCCGAACAATATGAGAAGGGCCACCAGATATTGGACGCTCTGGACCTCGACGGAGCCGATGCACAACCCATCACACAGAAAAATGTGCTACTTGCCCGCGTTGCCCTAGCAGACGGCCGACCAGGGGAGGCACTTAATATACTCCGTGCCGAACCACCTCCGGACACGCCAGGCACGCTGCAATTGTCCATTCATCAACTGCGCGCTGCTGCCTACGAAGAGACCAGCGCCCCCCTTGAGGCAGCACGGGAGCGCAGCATGCTCGATCTGTGGTTAACGGACAGCACCGAGATTCAGAAGAACCACGAGAAACTCTGGGAGGATATCAATAACGTCAAGGTACCGGTTCTTCAACAGTCACGAAGTGAGCCACCAGATGTGCTATCCGGCTGGATAGAACTCGCCATAATCACCCAGACACAGCTGCACGATCCCAGCACATTCAAACAACAGGTAGCAGAGTGGGCAAGTCGTTACCCCGGCCATCCTGCTACTCAGACTACTGTGCCTAAGCTTGTCACATCTAGCGAACAGCTGCACACACGTCCTCGCCAGATCGCCTTACTCTTGCCATTTACAGGTCAGTTCTCTCAAGCGGCAGCCGCCGTCCGTGACGGTTTCCTGGCAGCATGGTACGTGGATAGCACGGCGGAAGCGAAACCTATCGTCATGGTATACGACGCTAGCGCATTTAATGTACGCGTAGCGTATCAACGCGCACTCGAACAAGGCGCGGACTTTGTCGTCGGACCGTTGGAAAAGAATGCTGTTGCAGCGCTCGTTGATAGCGGTCCGCTGCCGGTGACAACGCTTGCTCTGAATCGATATGAAGGCAATAGTCAGGCAGCGCAGGGCGATCCGTTGGGCCCTGCAATACCAAGGTTGCTCCAATTTGGCCTCTCACCCGAAGATGAAGCCCGCCAAGTAGCAGAACGCACTTGGTTCGATGGGCATGTTATGGCATTAGTCATCACCCCAGAGGGCGACTGGGGTGACAGAGTATTCAGTGCATTTAGTGATCATTGGCAAGAACTTGGAGGGAAAGTGGTCGAACATGAAGTCTATGTTAGCGAGGCTTCGGATCTTTCTGCGCCAATCAAACGCCTATTAAACGTGGACAGCAGTGACAGTCGCATAAAATCTATCAACAACACGCTCAAACAGAACATGAAATCGGAAAGTCGGCGTCGCCAAGATGTCGATTTTGTCTTCATGGCCGCGGTCCCGCGCAAGGGTCGCCAAATTTGTCCTCAGCTGCGCTTTCACCACGCAGCAGACGTACCAATTTACTCCACGTCTCATATCTTTAGCGGCACAACAGATCGTCGAGCCGACAATGACATGAATGGTGTGGCATTCCCAGACATGCCATGGGTTCTCGATCCAGCGCATTCGCATTCCGATCTCCAAACGTCCCTCGCCAATAATTGGACACAAGAGATGACACGGTACAAGCGACTTTATGCGCTTGGTATTGATTCCTACCGAGTCATCCCGCATCTCGGTAAGTTGGCGGTTCAGCGGTTTGCCCGCTTTGAGGGCGAAACGGGAAGTCTACAGATGGACAAAAAGGGCCGTATACACCGCCAGTTGATCTGGGCCCAGTTCGTCCGTGGGGAACCACAGCTACTCGACGTAGGCGCGCCAGAATAACGGGTAATAGGTCATTGCGCAGCAGCCGCGAACTCGGACAACAGGCGGAGGAGATCGCGTGGCTTCACCTGCAAGCCCACGGCCTGAAACCCATGACACGGAACTATCACTGCCCGCGCGGCGAGATCGATCTCATCATGCAGGACACAGAATTCGTTGTGTTTGTGGAGGTACGCTATCGAGCAACTGACCGCTATGTCCATGCCGTCGAGTCTATTGACGCCCGCAAGCGATTGCGGATCCTTGCCACCTCTGCCTACTACCTCCAGACGCACAAGAAAGCGGCACGAAGTCCGTGTCGATTCGATGTTGTCATCGTTTCTGGTGAAATAGATACCCCAAACATTGAGTGGATCAAAAACGCTTTTCAGGCATAATTGGACCTCAAATCTTGCATCAGCGTAACAGCGAACTGCAGTTCCATGGTAGACAATTACCTCATTTCCCAAATGGATTGTTTAGTCGGACAAAGAAACAATGAATAGTCTTGAACGAGTAAAAGAAATCTTCAACGAAAGCATTGAGGTAAAAAGCCAATGTATTGAGCCGCTCGCGCCACGGATTGCCGCGGCGGCAGAAATAATGGCTAACTGTTTGCTCGACGAACGCAAAATTCTGAGTTGTGGAAATGGAGGTTCAGCCGCAGATGCACAACATTTTTCGGCTGAGATGCTGAATCGGTTTGAGATGGAACGACCCGGGCTTCCAGCCATTGCATTGACAACCGACTCATCGACGATGACATCAATTGCAAACGATTACCAGTTTTCAGATATATTTTCCAAGCAAATACGGGCACTGGGGCAACCCGGCGACGTACTTCTTGCGATCAGTACCAGTGGTGAGTCCCCCAATATCAATCACGCCATTGAG from Gammaproteobacteria bacterium encodes the following:
- a CDS encoding YraN family protein, with product MRSSRELGQQAEEIAWLHLQAHGLKPMTRNYHCPRGEIDLIMQDTEFVVFVEVRYRATDRYVHAVESIDARKRLRILATSAYYLQTHKKAARSPCRFDVVIVSGEIDTPNIEWIKNAFQA
- the rsmI gene encoding 16S rRNA (cytidine(1402)-2'-O)-methyltransferase, producing the protein MRRGILYIVATPIGNLEDFSARARRILGDVDLILAEDTRHSRRLLQHFGIATPVKAYHDHNERQLAPTLVEKLLRGTNIALISDAGMPLISDPGYHLVRAAHRSGAAVVSVPGPCALVSALSIAGSPADRFVFEGYLPSRASTRQRHLETLRNESRTMVFYEAPHRVLGCLKDMADCFGPERPAAIARELTKQYENVHCDSLGSLLEWLKEDTKRRKGEFVLIVEGAVKAAESVDNAQWVLEVLLRALPLKQAVLLAEEITRLKKNDLYALALKLKRNH
- a CDS encoding phosphoheptose isomerase — protein: MNSLERVKEIFNESIEVKSQCIEPLAPRIAAAAEIMANCLLDERKILSCGNGGSAADAQHFSAEMLNRFEMERPGLPAIALTTDSSTMTSIANDYQFSDIFSKQIRALGQPGDVLLAISTSGESPNINHAIEAAHDRDMHIIALTGREGGQLAELLVEGDIEIRVPSWSTARIQEVHIMAIHCLCDLIDRQLLGQEG
- a CDS encoding penicillin-binding protein activator translates to MLARPLYLLVLPILVLSGCTQFPQGVDEKRPDEDARARQFAEAGNYDAAANEYLRLAARANPPRKLSYQLQAAEAFLNAEQYEKGHQILDALDLDGADAQPITQKNVLLARVALADGRPGEALNILRAEPPPDTPGTLQLSIHQLRAAAYEETSAPLEAARERSMLDLWLTDSTEIQKNHEKLWEDINNVKVPVLQQSRSEPPDVLSGWIELAIITQTQLHDPSTFKQQVAEWASRYPGHPATQTTVPKLVTSSEQLHTRPRQIALLLPFTGQFSQAAAAVRDGFLAAWYVDSTAEAKPIVMVYDASAFNVRVAYQRALEQGADFVVGPLEKNAVAALVDSGPLPVTTLALNRYEGNSQAAQGDPLGPAIPRLLQFGLSPEDEARQVAERTWFDGHVMALVITPEGDWGDRVFSAFSDHWQELGGKVVEHEVYVSEASDLSAPIKRLLNVDSSDSRIKSINNTLKQNMKSESRRRQDVDFVFMAAVPRKGRQICPQLRFHHAADVPIYSTSHIFSGTTDRRADNDMNGVAFPDMPWVLDPAHSHSDLQTSLANNWTQEMTRYKRLYALGIDSYRVIPHLGKLAVQRFARFEGETGSLQMDKKGRIHRQLIWAQFVRGEPQLLDVGAPE